A section of the Triticum dicoccoides isolate Atlit2015 ecotype Zavitan chromosome 7A, WEW_v2.0, whole genome shotgun sequence genome encodes:
- the LOC119334279 gene encoding uncharacterized protein LOC119334279, whose protein sequence is MNQRVNQEWNPSEVEGARSIIERLNNYYNNDGTIHEKNKKHDIVSNLKAWFPRKTMQQVTDLYDDLVMEMHMLQCPKKEYNGSNSDHGVIYTVDGLVNKNFGWQEEVVMEGMGILFGLPLESMQTMEIQEEVQMVEENKVVLENKMCIPQPVLAPRAKGFWTLEEHRLFLHGLSVCGRGKWKEISKYFVTSRTPAQISSHAQKYFMRLQRKGSGSQRYSINDVELDDAGPWKMENSFNFWQALALQSTIGGDNKNPSFDLQTPSSPFVTMNNIV, encoded by the exons ATGAATCAAAGAGTCAACCAGGAGTGGAACCCCTCTGAGGTAGAGGGGGCGAGATCAATCATTGAACGTCTCAACAACTACTACAACAATGATGGCACCATCCATGAGAAGAACAAGAAGCATGATATCGTGTCCAATCTCAAAGCATGGTTCCCTAGGAAGACCATGCAACAGGTAACAGACTTGTATGATGATCTTGTTATGGAGATGCATATGTTGCAGTGTCCAAAGAAGGAGTACAACGGTTCCAATAGTGACCATGGTGTGATTTACACCGTGGATGGCCTTGTGAATAAAAACTTTGGATGGCAAGAGGAGGTTGTCATGGAAGGAATGGGTATTTTGTTTGGTCTTCCATTAGAGAGTATGCAAACCATGGAGATACAAGAAGAGGTGCAGATGGTGGAGGAGAACAAGGTGGTGTTGGAGAATAAGATGTGCATCCCTCAACCAGTGCTTGCACCACGTGCCAAGGGGTTTTGGACCCTAGAGGAACACAG GCTCTTTCTCCATGGGTTGAGTGTATGTGGTCGTGGAAAATGGAAGGAGATATCAAAGTACTTCGTCACTAGTAGGACTCCAGCCCAGATTTCGAGCCATGCACAGAAGTACTTCATGAGGCTACAGAGAAAAGGGTCAGGAAGCCAACGCTACAGCATCAATGATGTGGAGCTCGATGATGCTGGCCCATGGAAAATGGAGAATAGCTTTAATTTCTGGCAAGCACTCGCCTTGCAATCTACAATTGGTGGTGATAACAAAAATCCAAGTTTTGATTTGCAAACTCCTTCGAGTCCATTTGTCACCATGAACAATATAGTCTAG